In the Bacteroidota bacterium genome, one interval contains:
- a CDS encoding mannose-6-phosphate isomerase, with the protein MNTLYPLKFKPIYKDKIWGGQKIRTVLGMDFSPLPNCGEVWVLSGYEGSQSIVDNGFLAGNELNELVEVYMDDLVGGNAFERFGNEFPILIKFINSNDYLSVQVHPDDEIAALRHDSQGKNEMWYIVQADEGSELISGFNRKIDRDVFVRYLKEKNLKKILNVEKVLKGDVFFIPTGRIHSLGPGILLTEIQQTSDLTYRVYDWDRVDEKGKSRELHIVQALDAMDYNFYKDYKTSYVKQLNRTVQLVKSPWFSTNLLHIDRPIGKDFNAIDSFVIYLCIKGDVNIHYTGGMENLKMGETVLIPAAIASEITLFPRIESKLIEVYIEQ; encoded by the coding sequence ATGAATACATTATATCCGTTAAAATTCAAGCCAATATATAAAGACAAGATCTGGGGAGGGCAGAAGATCAGGACTGTGCTGGGCATGGATTTTTCACCGCTGCCCAACTGTGGCGAAGTGTGGGTTCTTTCAGGTTATGAAGGCAGCCAGAGCATCGTCGACAATGGATTTCTGGCAGGAAATGAACTCAATGAGCTGGTGGAGGTATACATGGATGATCTGGTGGGTGGTAATGCTTTCGAGAGATTTGGCAACGAATTCCCCATCCTGATCAAATTCATCAATTCGAACGATTATCTCTCCGTACAGGTGCATCCCGATGATGAGATTGCAGCCCTGCGGCATGACAGCCAGGGTAAGAATGAAATGTGGTATATCGTCCAGGCCGATGAAGGTTCCGAGCTCATCTCAGGATTTAACCGCAAGATCGACAGGGACGTTTTTGTCAGATATCTCAAAGAAAAAAATCTGAAAAAAATTCTCAATGTTGAGAAAGTGCTTAAAGGAGATGTGTTCTTTATTCCCACCGGACGGATACACTCACTTGGCCCGGGCATTCTTTTAACAGAGATTCAGCAGACTTCCGACCTGACCTACCGCGTTTATGACTGGGACCGCGTTGATGAAAAGGGAAAATCACGTGAATTGCATATTGTACAGGCTCTCGACGCCATGGATTATAATTTTTACAAGGATTATAAAACCTCTTACGTCAAACAACTTAATCGTACCGTGCAACTGGTAAAAAGTCCCTGGTTCAGCACAAACCTTCTCCATATTGACCGGCCTATTGGCAAAGATTTTAATGCCATTGATTCATTTGTAATCTATCTCTGCATAAAAGGAGATGTGAACATCCATTACACCGGTGGCATGGAAAATCTGAAGATGGGCGAGACCGTGCTGATCCCTGCAGCCATCGCATCCGAGATAACCCTGTTTCCCAGAATTGAATCAAAACTCATCGAGGTATATATTG